A stretch of DNA from Candidatus Cybelea sp.:
TATTCGCATTGTTGTCCTAGTTTTTCAGCGGTCCGGGGAAGGCGATCGTGAAGGCGCCGCTGAGGAACGGATGTTGCCCCGGCGGTTGAACCTCTTGCAGCAAGACCCGGCACGGAGCGATCTGGACCGCAGCGTAATAAACGAAGTCACGGTTGATGAACGGGTTCGCATATGCGTCGTAACGCAGGCCGAAGTAGGCGTGCGGAATCGGATAGTATTTCAGGCGCACATATCCACCCGTTGAATGCTGGTTGGTCAGAAGCCCGTCGGCGTCGTGGTCGTCGCCGTACCACTGTTCGGCTTGGAGATCGAGATCTCCGTAGCTGGCGTGGGCCATCAGTCCGTACCGTTCGTACAGGTCGGCAAAGGGCAGGCGGCCTGACGGCAAGACGCCGAGCGTGCCGCCCAGCGCGGTCCCGCCGATTTCGAAGAGGCTCTTGTTGCTTTGGGCGAGCGTCTGGCGCAGCCAGAGGCTAAACTCCGGGCTGCTGTTCCAGGTCGTCTCGCCGGTTGGGACCGGTTTTCCCCCGTAGGGTGCTCCCTGGAAAGAAGCGAACGCGACGACGCCGTCGACGCGGAGGTTGCCGACCGTCTTCTCCGCCATCAGGCCCCAGCGCGGCGACGAAAGCGGAAGGTTGTTCAAGCCGACGTGCGCGCCGTAGTAGCCGTACTGCTCGAGATCGTCGAGGCGCTGCCCCGGCGACTGCGTGAGCGGAAGCTCGAAGAGTCCCCCGCGAACGAGCGTCTTCGTGTGCTCGTCATAGCCGGCGGCAAAGAGGAGGTAGGTGCCGCTCGGTCCTCCGGCTGCGCCCAGACTGTAGTGCAGAAACGTGGTGATCGGTCCGAAGTTTGCACTGCCGAGGACGATGCCGCCCCCCTGCCACTGGCGGGAACCCGACGCCGGATGCTGGTCGTACTCCATCTGATAACGAATCGCGAAGACGGTCGTGCCGTGCTCGGGCAGCGGCAGACGATATCCATGATTGCGAAAGTAGTTTCCGAACGCGTTGAGTTCGGGAAGGACGCTGTGGCACTGACCGCATTTCAGATGATAGCGTTGCGCAAAGATCGGAATCGCGCTCGCCGGCGCGCAGGCCATTCCTACGAGGAGTACCGCGAGCGCTGCGACAGCGGTGCTATTGCGCAATGATCGCCGCTCGCATCGGTGCGCCGTAGTGGAAGAAACAGCCGAAGAGATAGGTACCGGCGCGATCGACCGCGATGGTCTGCGAGGACGATCCGGCCTGGAGCGCTCCGCTGCTGAAGCCGCCCGAGAGGCTCGTTCCGTGTTGCTGCGTTGCCGAGATGCCGAAGGGCGATCCATCGGGGAACTGCGTTGCATTCGGAATCTCCGTTGCGGTGTGCGCGAAGCTGTCGGTATTCGTGAAGTGGATCTCGGAGCCGACCGCGACGTTCGTAATGGCGGGAGTATAGCCGCCGCTTTCGCCATACGCCGTTTTCACCGGCTGGCTGAGCGTAAGATTGACGTCGATCGTGGCGCCGCCGCTGCCGCCGCTGGCGACCGGCGTTCCGCCGGCCGTGCACGCGGCAAGCAGCAGCGCGAGCATCGAGAGGAGGATCCGGCGGCTCATCGCTGTGTGATCCAGCGCCGGCCGGCAAAGGCTGCGACGAGATCGTCGTCGAGAGCTGTTGAGGCCAGCATCGTCTGCGCGAGCTCGCCCGAAGAGTTGAATGCGTAAACAAAAGTAGAATGACGATCGTGGATGCCGTGCTCTCCCTCTTCGGAGATCACGTTGAAGGCGCGCATTATTTTGTGGACGTTCGATTTCGATCCGCCCGCGACGATCCAATAGCGAGGGTCGGCGTTGAAGCGATGCGCGAGCACTTGCATGTCGTGCGGTGAATCGTGTTCGGGGTCGAGGGTAATGGTAAGCAATTTCCCCTCCAGATGACGGTGCTGCATTTGTTCGGCCGCCTGCTGGAACTGAGCGTTGACGAGTGGGCACGCGTCGGTGCAGTGAGCGGCGATGAAGGTCACCGCGAGCGGTTTGCCGCGCAACGACGAGAGCGTGAAGGGACGGCCCCGCTGGTCGATGAGCTGCGGCTCGCCGGGGGCACTTGTCGCTTTCGGGGCTGGTTTGGGAGCACGAGGTTCGTAACCGCCGCTGCCGGGCGAGGCGCTCGGACCGGGCGTCGCGCCGGCGACGACCTCGATGACGTCCCGCATCTCGAACTCGATATAGTGGAACGCGCAGCCGATGAGGTACGTACCCGGGTTCGTCAGTTTGACCTTGACGCTCTTTCCCGGATTGATCGTACCGCTGGCGTAGTTGGAGCCTAACACGCCGTTGCCGCTGGGAGAGAAGGAGAGGCTCGGATCTTTCGGCCACTTCGCCGGCGGCGAACTCGCGACGGCAATGACGTTGAGCGTGTGCGGCGTGGTCGACGAAAGGTTCGTCACCGCGACCGTAGCTCCGGGAGGATAGGCCAACACCTGTGAGGTCTTGTTTTGAGTGTAACCGCTGACGGTTCCCCAAACCGGATCGTCTTCGACGCCGATGGTTCCGGTTGGAATGCCGACACCGATGCCCTTCGAGGGCGGCGGGGAGGGCGTAGGCCCTCCACCACCGCTATTGATGCTGCCGAGACCGCCGCCGTTCGTGCAGGCAGCGATCGCGCCGGCGGTTACGAGCGCGAAGGCCGCAGCAAGTGTTGGAGACTTCACTGTCCCGGCGGTGTCGCTTGCGGGCCGGGAGTCGCCTTGGCTTTCACGACGATGACGTCGCGCATTCCGTCTTGATAGTGAAAGGCACAGCCGAACAGGTAGGTGCCGGCCTTCGATAGCATGACGCTCACCGACTTGCCGGGCGACAGGACGCCGCTCGCGAACTTCGGCCCCAGAACGCCGCCCCCGCGCGCGTTCGTGGTCAGCGACGGACTGCTCGGGAACTTGGCCGGGGCCTTTTTGATCTTTTTCACGACGTTCATCGTGTGCGAGATGTTTTTAGAGAGATTCTCCAGCGTGATTTTCGTGCCGGTCGGGAAGCCGAGGGCTTGCGAGAACTTCGTCTGGGTGAAACCGCCGAGCGTCGCCTTCCAGTGTGGATCGTTGATCGCTCCAAGGCCTTCGCTGGGCAGTTCCTCGCCGATTGTGTCCTTCGGCACGGTCGCGAAGACGGTGACGTTTTGATTGTACGACGGAAGGAGCACGGTATTGGCACCCGATGCGCCGGTTCCGGTACCGCCGCCGGCGCAAGCCGCAAGTGAGGCGGCGGCTATCGCCAAAGAGAGACCCGCGAGTCGTGTTGACATGAAACCTCCAAGAGAGTGTCGATTGTGCTCGCTAGGGTAGCCCGGCCGGATGAAAAAAGTATAAAGACCTTTTTTGCTCAGGGAACCCGGATCGAATCGCGCATCGCAGCCGCGATATTTTGCAGGGCCGGGTCTGCACCGGCGTCGCTGCAGGCTCGTTCGAAGGCACTGCGTGCGGCCGCATGCTCTCCCTCTCTCAGGAGCACGACCCCGAGCGCGAATCGCGCCCGAGCATAGGCCGGCGCGAGCGCTAACGCGCTGCGCAGTTCTCGCTCCGCCGCATCATAGCGTCCCAGGCGCTCTTCGGCGAGTGCGAGGTCGTAGTGAGCGACCGCATAGGAGGCATTTGCATGGAGGAGTTTTCCGAAGTCTTGGCGCGCGGTTACCGCGTCGCCGGCGTGCAACGCGACGATTCCGCGCGAGTAGAGCGCGCGCGCCGAGTCCGGATCGAGGGTGACGTAGCGGTCGGCGGTCGCACGCGCCTCGCCGATGTCGCCGCGCGCGAGATCGACGGCGATGAGATTGGCCATGGCGGCCAAGAAACCGGGATCGAGCGCCAGCGCCGCGCGCAGTTCGCGTGCGGCGTCGTCGTTGTGCCCGTCGTTTGCGTAGGCGATCGCGAGATCGTACCGGGCCGTCGAGCCTTTGGGTTCGGGCGGATCGAGTGCGACGATTCGTTCAAACTCGGCGATTGCCGATTTCCAGTCGTTGCGGGATAAGGCGCTCAGCCCGATCCTAAAGCGCTCCTCGACCTCGCGTTGCGTTGCGAGCGTTCGAAGCGCGGGCTCAGAGGTCGTGCGTGGAAGCGGACGAGACGTCGAATACGTTTGTCCCGTTGCCGCAGCCGTCATCAGACCGGTGAGTACGGCGCCGGCAAGCAGAACGCGCATCGTTCACGGATTACCCGCGCCGGCAGGGAGTTCGGCCTGGCGCCATCCGGTAGAGGACGCCGCGCGCTCCGGTTTGCACTCCCATCCGGTCCGGCCGGCCGAAGTAATGGGGCCGAGCATCGCGGGGGCCGCCGATGGGGTCAAAACGCCCGCGATTGCGTCCTCGAGCGACTCTGCCCCGGCTACGGCAAAGTGGCCGCAAGCGATGAGGAGTGCGAGCAGCACAGAAACGACGACGGGATGGAGCGGGGTTCTTGACACTCCTTCCATCATAGCCGAAAGTCTAAAGAATCCGTGAACCTCCCGCATAACGGCGCGGCGGCGCTCCTTTTGGTGATGCTGGTGGCGCTCCCCGCGCGGGCTGCGGCTCCGTTGGTTGTGGGCGCCGTCCGAGATCAAGGCGGAGTCCCTATCTCCGGCGCGAGCGTCGAGGGGCGGCGGTTCGGAGCCCCGCCGGTACTCGCAACGACCGATTCTTCCGGTACCTTTGCGATCGATGCGGCGGGCATCTCATCGGTCGTCATCCGCTGCCGGTACTGTGCTGCAGCCCAGGCGGGGGTACGCGAGGGCGAGCCGGTCGTCGTCATCGTCCGCCGGTATGCGGCGCTCGCGAGCGACGCGCCCAACGCT
This window harbors:
- a CDS encoding plastocyanin/azurin family copper-binding protein — its product is MSRRILLSMLALLLAACTAGGTPVASGGSGGATIDVNLTLSQPVKTAYGESGGYTPAITNVAVGSEIHFTNTDSFAHTATEIPNATQFPDGSPFGISATQQHGTSLSGGFSSGALQAGSSSQTIAVDRAGTYLFGCFFHYGAPMRAAIIAQ
- a CDS encoding SCO family protein → MKSPTLAAAFALVTAGAIAACTNGGGLGSINSGGGGPTPSPPPSKGIGVGIPTGTIGVEDDPVWGTVSGYTQNKTSQVLAYPPGATVAVTNLSSTTPHTLNVIAVASSPPAKWPKDPSLSFSPSGNGVLGSNYASGTINPGKSVKVKLTNPGTYLIGCAFHYIEFEMRDVIEVVAGATPGPSASPGSGGYEPRAPKPAPKATSAPGEPQLIDQRGRPFTLSSLRGKPLAVTFIAAHCTDACPLVNAQFQQAAEQMQHRHLEGKLLTITLDPEHDSPHDMQVLAHRFNADPRYWIVAGGSKSNVHKIMRAFNVISEEGEHGIHDRHSTFVYAFNSSGELAQTMLASTALDDDLVAAFAGRRWITQR
- a CDS encoding plastocyanin/azurin family copper-binding protein, translated to MSTRLAGLSLAIAAASLAACAGGGTGTGASGANTVLLPSYNQNVTVFATVPKDTIGEELPSEGLGAINDPHWKATLGGFTQTKFSQALGFPTGTKITLENLSKNISHTMNVVKKIKKAPAKFPSSPSLTTNARGGGVLGPKFASGVLSPGKSVSVMLSKAGTYLFGCAFHYQDGMRDVIVVKAKATPGPQATPPGQ
- a CDS encoding tetratricopeptide repeat protein, producing the protein MRVLLAGAVLTGLMTAAATGQTYSTSRPLPRTTSEPALRTLATQREVEERFRIGLSALSRNDWKSAIAEFERIVALDPPEPKGSTARYDLAIAYANDGHNDDAARELRAALALDPGFLAAMANLIAVDLARGDIGEARATADRYVTLDPDSARALYSRGIVALHAGDAVTARQDFGKLLHANASYAVAHYDLALAEERLGRYDAAERELRSALALAPAYARARFALGVVLLREGEHAAARSAFERACSDAGADPALQNIAAAMRDSIRVP